From Synoicihabitans lomoniglobus, the proteins below share one genomic window:
- a CDS encoding GntR family transcriptional regulator translates to MLNWDYPPGHHLGEVALCAEFSASRIPVREALRALAEQGLVKKVPNQGCFVIQPDVIETQDLYDMRLALELFVVEMLASSKPPPPEWLDEQRAFWEPWLQVKADAVIDRDMLVDHDTEFHLGLAEVLGNESILGALRNINERLRFVRLAAITNPHRIQETAGEHLSVLDALTRSDAEAARRSLRQNIHHSRNKVEIAISRALMAAHDRRRSGKATASPAA, encoded by the coding sequence GTGCTCAATTGGGATTATCCGCCGGGGCACCATCTGGGCGAAGTTGCCCTTTGTGCGGAATTTTCGGCCAGTCGCATTCCCGTGCGCGAGGCCTTGCGGGCGCTCGCTGAGCAAGGACTGGTTAAGAAAGTCCCCAATCAGGGCTGTTTTGTCATCCAACCCGATGTGATCGAGACCCAGGACCTCTACGATATGCGGTTGGCACTCGAACTATTTGTCGTGGAAATGCTCGCGTCCTCCAAGCCGCCGCCCCCGGAGTGGTTGGACGAGCAACGGGCGTTTTGGGAGCCGTGGTTACAGGTCAAGGCCGATGCGGTGATCGATCGCGACATGTTGGTCGACCACGATACGGAGTTTCACCTCGGGCTGGCTGAAGTGCTGGGCAACGAGTCCATTCTCGGCGCACTGCGAAACATCAACGAGCGGCTGCGCTTCGTGCGCCTGGCGGCGATCACCAACCCGCACCGCATCCAGGAAACCGCCGGTGAGCATTTGTCTGTGCTCGACGCGCTCACGCGTTCCGACGCCGAGGCGGCCCGGCGGAGTCTTCGCCAGAACATTCATCACTCGCGCAACAAAGTGGAAATCGCGATTTCACGCGCACTCATGGCGGCGCATGACCGCCGACGCAGTGGCAAAGCGACCGCCAGCCCGGCGGCGTAG
- a CDS encoding DUF4340 domain-containing protein, with the protein MNLKTLTISVIILTLLSAGVAFLNRPSAPANVDPRVGQPLLDATIAAAANDLTLTHAGTTVELTRDDQGEWTVASYHDLPADVAKLSRFVRELTEATVDRIVTRDPERAARLDFGSSEIAITTADEQSWTAHLGKDAERGGRYVRFDSAPDAPAYLARLSSYLDGTPKNWANSKMIGLTAEDVASISFAVAETDALTASRSEPGGSWSSTDLPEGQRLKDSRLTSMLSSLANLRFTDTAPRDAPDAVDAAASAESRTVTLTTFDGQTVSIALARRAARTVEKDPAEIAPPTEAADDEGPTIPEDTTETIPAGPVFASVTGDADLAPLTDAPERLAFKVSDYSFTGLPTAITELYEPIPAPPGETDGAAGPTP; encoded by the coding sequence ATGAATCTTAAAACGCTCACGATTTCCGTCATCATCCTCACGCTGCTCTCCGCCGGCGTGGCCTTCCTCAACCGCCCATCCGCTCCAGCCAACGTCGACCCCCGGGTGGGTCAGCCGTTGCTCGACGCGACCATCGCCGCCGCGGCCAACGATCTGACCCTCACGCACGCTGGCACCACCGTGGAACTCACGCGCGACGATCAAGGCGAGTGGACGGTGGCCTCCTATCACGACCTGCCCGCCGACGTTGCCAAGTTGAGCCGCTTCGTGCGCGAGCTCACCGAAGCCACCGTCGACCGGATCGTGACCCGCGATCCGGAACGCGCCGCTCGCCTCGATTTTGGCTCCTCCGAAATCGCCATCACCACCGCCGACGAACAATCTTGGACGGCTCACCTGGGCAAGGACGCTGAACGCGGCGGACGCTACGTTCGCTTCGACTCCGCCCCGGACGCCCCCGCCTACCTCGCCCGGCTGAGCTCTTACCTCGACGGCACCCCCAAGAACTGGGCCAATTCCAAGATGATCGGACTCACCGCCGAGGACGTGGCGAGTATTTCATTTGCCGTCGCCGAGACGGACGCCCTCACCGCCAGCCGCAGCGAACCCGGCGGTTCCTGGAGCTCCACCGACTTGCCTGAAGGTCAGCGGCTCAAGGATTCCCGACTCACCTCGATGCTTTCGTCGCTGGCCAACCTGCGTTTCACCGACACCGCGCCCCGGGACGCCCCCGATGCGGTCGACGCCGCCGCCTCGGCCGAGTCCCGCACCGTCACTCTCACCACGTTCGACGGCCAAACCGTTTCCATCGCGCTCGCCCGTCGCGCCGCTCGGACTGTCGAAAAAGACCCCGCGGAGATCGCGCCTCCCACCGAAGCAGCCGACGATGAAGGGCCGACGATTCCGGAAGACACCACCGAAACCATCCCCGCCGGACCCGTGTTTGCCTCCGTCACCGGCGACGCCGATCTCGCGCCACTAACCGACGCGCCCGAACGCCTCGCGTTCAAGGTTTCCGACTACAGCTTCACCGGACTACCCACCGCGATTACCGAACTTTACGAACCGATTCCCGCGCCGCCGGGCGAGACCGACGGCGCGGCGGGACCCACGCCTTAG
- a CDS encoding GldG family protein: MKPSAKITAIVLLFVGLVLVNYLASQLPFRGDATAEDIYTLSPGTKSLLSKIEEPVTLDFYFSSGASGLPISYKNYANRVEEMLRQYDRAARGKLILNVIHPEPDTPEEEAAARAGIQPQVIPGTGEQVYFGLAATHADLQEAMSTFNPQREQFLEYDLSELIQRVQVFEKRRLGLISSLPLQAPEFNPMMAQMGQRPQPAQFIIGEWERSFEVLPIEPDATELPANLDVLVVVHPQALMPELEYAIDQTLLSGTPVFVAVDPSSEHFKRQAGPQQQMMGGPPPNTTSDLPRLLRTWGVTYSTESVTGDLRYGAQVNDGRGGIARFPHWLQLPAESFNAEVMPTAQLNSMVLVEAGHLAPIDDSGLTFTPLIQTSDQAGDIPAMMLQFAQPDALAQSIKETGRQTVAAMVTGEFKTAFPQGKPAPPPAAEGEEPAPAVDNTPGQTSGSGTLVVVADADWLMDSYSVRRYNFLGVQAAEPINDNLAFASNLIEFMAGSKDLISIRTKGSSQHPFTVVRDMEADAQKRYQQQLEALEGRLSDVQRQLTELQSQVGDGGMLVASPEVADAIAEFQAQEAEMRRERRDIRRALREDIDALETKLVLINLFAGPLCIGAFGLWFRQRRRRA; encoded by the coding sequence ATGAAACCCAGCGCCAAAATCACTGCCATCGTCCTGCTCTTTGTCGGCCTCGTGCTCGTCAACTATCTCGCGTCGCAACTGCCCTTCCGCGGCGACGCCACCGCCGAAGACATCTACACGCTCTCGCCCGGCACCAAGTCCTTGCTCTCCAAAATCGAAGAGCCGGTCACGCTCGACTTCTACTTCTCGTCCGGAGCCAGTGGCCTCCCCATTTCCTATAAAAACTACGCCAACCGCGTGGAGGAGATGCTCCGCCAATACGACCGCGCCGCCCGCGGCAAATTGATCCTCAACGTCATCCATCCCGAGCCCGACACGCCCGAGGAGGAGGCCGCCGCCCGCGCCGGTATCCAGCCCCAGGTCATTCCCGGCACCGGTGAACAGGTTTACTTCGGCCTCGCCGCCACTCATGCCGATTTGCAGGAGGCCATGAGCACCTTCAACCCCCAGCGGGAGCAGTTTCTCGAATACGATCTCTCCGAGCTCATTCAACGCGTGCAGGTCTTCGAAAAACGGCGCCTCGGCCTCATCAGCAGCCTCCCGCTGCAAGCGCCCGAGTTCAATCCCATGATGGCGCAGATGGGTCAGCGGCCGCAGCCCGCCCAGTTCATCATCGGCGAATGGGAACGCTCCTTCGAGGTATTGCCGATCGAACCCGATGCGACGGAGCTGCCTGCCAACCTCGACGTGCTCGTCGTGGTGCATCCCCAAGCGCTGATGCCCGAACTTGAATACGCCATCGACCAAACCCTGCTGAGTGGCACGCCGGTTTTTGTCGCGGTCGATCCGTCGTCCGAACACTTCAAACGTCAAGCCGGCCCCCAACAGCAAATGATGGGTGGTCCGCCGCCCAACACCACGTCCGACCTGCCGCGTTTGCTGCGCACGTGGGGCGTGACTTACAGCACCGAAAGCGTCACCGGTGACCTGCGCTACGGCGCTCAGGTCAACGATGGACGCGGCGGCATTGCCCGCTTCCCCCACTGGTTGCAGCTCCCCGCCGAAAGCTTCAATGCCGAGGTCATGCCCACCGCCCAGCTCAATTCCATGGTGCTGGTCGAAGCGGGCCATCTCGCCCCGATCGACGACAGTGGACTCACCTTCACGCCGCTCATCCAAACGTCGGATCAAGCCGGCGACATCCCGGCCATGATGTTGCAGTTCGCGCAACCCGACGCCCTCGCCCAGTCCATCAAGGAAACCGGCCGACAGACCGTGGCTGCCATGGTCACCGGCGAATTCAAAACCGCTTTCCCGCAGGGCAAACCCGCCCCGCCCCCGGCAGCGGAAGGCGAGGAACCTGCTCCCGCCGTCGACAACACCCCCGGCCAGACCTCCGGTTCCGGCACCCTCGTCGTCGTCGCCGATGCCGACTGGTTGATGGACTCGTATTCGGTCCGTCGTTACAACTTCCTCGGCGTGCAAGCCGCCGAACCCATCAACGACAACCTCGCCTTCGCCAGCAACCTGATCGAGTTCATGGCCGGTTCGAAGGACTTGATTTCCATCCGCACCAAGGGCAGCTCGCAACATCCGTTCACCGTCGTCCGCGACATGGAGGCCGACGCCCAGAAACGCTACCAGCAACAGCTCGAGGCCCTCGAAGGTCGCCTCAGCGACGTGCAGCGCCAACTCACCGAGTTGCAATCCCAAGTCGGTGACGGCGGCATGCTCGTCGCCTCGCCCGAGGTCGCCGATGCCATCGCCGAATTCCAAGCCCAGGAAGCGGAAATGCGCCGGGAACGTCGTGATATCCGCCGCGCCCTCCGCGAGGACATCGATGCCCTCGAAACCAAGCTCGTCCTCATCAATCTCTTTGCCGGTCCGTTGTGCATCGGAGCCTTCGGTCTCTGGTTCCGCCAACGTCGCCGCCGCGCCTGA